TCGTCCGGAGGGCGGTCGGGCCGACCGCGTGACCCACCCCGACCCCTCAGGTCGGACCGACCTGAGCGGCCTCGGGCTCCTCGCCGATGACGACCGTCCAGGGGCGGATGGTCCAGGAGGTGACCAGACCGTGGCGCACGTAGGGGTCGTCGACGGCGAAGCGCTCGACGACCGAGCGGTCCTCCGTCCGCCAGAGGAGCACCGCTCGGTCGGGCGGGTCGGCGAGGGCGCCCGCGAGGACCAGGTCTCCGCGTCGGCGGGCCTCGAGGGCGAGCGCCAGGTGCGCCTCGCGCCAGGAGGCGCGACGAGCCAGGTAGTCGTCGACCAGCACGTACTCCAGCAGGTGGTAGGCCATGGGTCGAGTGTCGTGCAGCGGGCGGGTGCCGCACCACAGGACGCCGGTGCCGCCCCGGCGCTACGGTGGCCGGGAACCCGGACGAGGGGACGGCGACGATGGCGCAGGAGCACGGTGGGGGTGCGTCCACGCGCTGGTCACCCCGGCCGTGGACGCCGGTCGACGTCCCGGCTCGGCAGTGCCGGGTGCGTGGCTCGACCTTCAGCTACACCGAGCTCGGCCGCGGGATCCCGCTGCTGGCCCTGTCGGGGTCGCCCGGCGACGCGCGGCAGACCCTGGCCGCCTTCGAGCCCGCGTTCGTCGGCCGGACCGGTTGGCGGCGGCTCCACCTCGACCTGCCGGGTCAGGGCCGCACCCCGGGGCCGGACTGGATCAGGACCTACGACGACGTGCTGCAGGCCGTCGTCGAGTTCCTGGACGAGGTGGTCGGCGACCAGCCGGTGGCGGTCGCCGGCATCTCCTACGGCAGCACGCTGGCGACGGCTCTCCGGCACGGCCACCCCGAGCGGGTGCTGGCGACCCTGCAGCTGTCCCCGGCCAACGACGTCGAGCCGGACGGCCTGAGCACGCCGGTGGTCCGGGAGGACACCGGCTTCCGGGAGGCCCTGACCGAGGACGAGCGGCCCTTCCTGGACCTGTTCAAGGTCCGCACCCGCACGGTGCTCGAGGAGATCCGGGCCTGGACGATGCCCGGGGTCGCCTCCTGCGACGTGGCGTTCCTCGACCGGCTGGACCAGGGGCCCCGGTTCTCCCACGTCGACGAGCCGCTCCGGAGCTTCGACGGACCCGGGCTGATCATCGTCGGTCGCCAGGACCCCGGGGGCCACCACCGGCTGGTGGACCAGCTGGACCTGATGCCGCGCACCACGCTCGCGGTGCTGGACCGCGCCGGCCACCTGGCGTTCGCGGAGCAGTCGCGGCTCGTCGACGTGCTCGTGACCGAGTGGCTGGACCGGGTGGAGGAGCACCTCGAGCAGACGCGGGCCGCGCGGCTCTAGGCTCCCGGTGGCCGGGAGCGGAGCCGGTCCCCGCGGCGGCTCGCCGTCCGGTCGCCGGACGGCGAGCCCCTCAGCGGAGCGTCAGTCCCAGCCGGGGTCGGCGGGGCCGTCGCCGAAGTCCGGGACGGGCAGCCGGGCGCCGCCCTGGCGGGCGGAGTCGTTCGCCACCACGCCCGGGAGGGTGAACCGGGCGGCCCGCCAGGCGTTGACCGGCGGCTGGGTCGTGGTGACCACGGCGCGGACGAAGTCGTCGGCCAGGAAGTGGTGGCTGCCCTCGTGCCCGTTGTGGGCGCCCTCGAACTCCGCCGGCAGCCGCGCGCGGTCCTGCACGGGCGCGGTACCCGAGGTGAAGCTCTGCATGAGGGCCGGGTCGACGTCCCCGAAGCCCTCGGGGACCTGTCCGCCGTGGGTGAAGAAGAGCTCGCTGATGTCCCGGGTCT
The window above is part of the Friedmanniella luteola genome. Proteins encoded here:
- a CDS encoding YciI-like protein, with protein sequence MAYHLLEYVLVDDYLARRASWREAHLALALEARRRGDLVLAGALADPPDRAVLLWRTEDRSVVERFAVDDPYVRHGLVTSWTIRPWTVVIGEEPEAAQVGPT
- a CDS encoding alpha/beta fold hydrolase, whose translation is MRGSTFSYTELGRGIPLLALSGSPGDARQTLAAFEPAFVGRTGWRRLHLDLPGQGRTPGPDWIRTYDDVLQAVVEFLDEVVGDQPVAVAGISYGSTLATALRHGHPERVLATLQLSPANDVEPDGLSTPVVREDTGFREALTEDERPFLDLFKVRTRTVLEEIRAWTMPGVASCDVAFLDRLDQGPRFSHVDEPLRSFDGPGLIIVGRQDPGGHHRLVDQLDLMPRTTLAVLDRAGHLAFAEQSRLVDVLVTEWLDRVEEHLEQTRAARL